Below is a genomic region from Echinicola rosea.
CAAAACCGGGACGCGGTTTGGCTGATCCAGTACAAGAAGGAGAGCCAAAAGGCATCCATCACTTGGGAAGAGTCCGTGGAAGAAGCGCTTTGTTTTGGTTGGATAGATGGAAAAAGAAAGTCGATTGATAAAGAAAGTTATCGTCAGTTTTTTTGCAAAAGGAAACCTGACAGTACTTGGTCTCAAATCAATAAGGAAAAAATCAAGAAATTAACGGATCAAGGTCATATGCGCCAAGCGGGACTGGAGGCAATTGAAACGGCCAAAAGCAATGGTTCTTGGAGCCTTTTGGATGAAGTGGAAGCTTTGACCATTCCTGAAGACCTTCATGCCGCCTTTTTGTGCTATCCAGGCTCGGAAGAGACTTTTTTGCAATGGAGCAAGTCCATAAAAAAAATGGCATTGCACTGGATCGTAATGGCCAAGAGGCCTGAAACCCGCCAAAGACGCATTGATAAGGTGGTGTCCTTGGCTTACCTTAAGGAGAAGCCAAAAGTATTCAGGTATTAATATTATTCCGTTTATTCGACCGGTAAATCGGTAGTACCACCTTTTACCCATATCTGTTGGGAATAACCGGGTTAAATTAATTTGGTTTGCCCGTAAAGAACAAAAAGAGGCTGTCTCATGAGTCCTTGTTGCGATTCAGCGATGGATATCAGAAGAAGCAATCTCGTCATGCGTGCCATTAAGCCCGTTTTATGCATTAGGAATCGTAATAAGTAGGCTATTGCATAATGCGGGTTCGATACCGTTTAGTTAGTGTGTATCTGGAAAATACGGGTTCTATATTTTTCCCTTGGGCAGTTATTTTTCTAGCTAAATTCCTAGGTGGTTTTCATCCCTTTACCTTTGTTACTTTTTTGCTTCAGGTCAAAAAAGTAACCCAAAAAACCCGTCGCTACGCCACGGCGCACAGGTGTGCATCTATTGGCCTAAATTTAAAGCCTCCCCTCATGCAGGCAAACTCCTTCTTTTTAGCTGCCAACATTCTTTTTGGGCAGCATTTCGTCAAACAAGCCTGCCTTTTTGCCCTCCGCTTTTTAATTTCTTAACGCCCAATACCTGCAAGGCGGATTCAGTTAATAACCTATGCTCGACTTAATTTTTGTGTTAAAATCGTCATTGCGAACCCTTTTTAGGAGGATGTGGGTTGGAAAAGGGTGTGGCAACTCGCCGCGGCGAGCTGCCACGGCTTCCACCCCTCATATCTCCCTCTAAGCCTCGCAGTGACGATTTTATAATCGAACTGAGGTTAATAAGTCCCAAAAAGGTATCGCTTCCTTATTCCGGCCCTTGGTATGCCTGTTTTCCAGCCAATGGTGGAGGCCGTTAAGAAAGTGGGTTGGCTCGCGTCGTGGAACAGCGAGCCCCACTCGTTTTTAGGCCATAGCCATCGGGTGGAAATTAAAATGGGTGAGGGATCCACGTCGCAGGGGAAATCCATGTCCCATTTTAAAGGGCAGACCACCGGGCTAGATTTTTTTCTTTCTTTTTTCATCAATAGCCTGCCCCGAAGGCTTTCGGGGGAAAAAAGGAAAAGGATAAAATCCACCAAAATGACCAAAGCCATACAATTAAAGTCAAATAGAAAGGAAACTCCTAGCAGGTGAAAACAGGGATATAGCCCTAACTAAACGGCATTGAATGCGGGTTTAACAGGTATAGCAACCTAAGGGTTGACTGAAAACTCCAACTTCTTGAGTCCATCCTGAATTTCTGGGGCTCCCATAAAGAGTTTCCAACCGAGCCCGGAGCGATGGTTTTCGATCATGGCCACGATGGGGCCTTGGTCGATGGCCAAGTATCTTTCTGGATAATAGTCCGCTTCAGGGCTTAAGG
It encodes:
- a CDS encoding YdeI/OmpD-associated family protein, whose product is MMKKEPIVAFCPCSRKEWRQWLEDNHQNRDAVWLIQYKKESQKASITWEESVEEALCFGWIDGKRKSIDKESYRQFFCKRKPDSTWSQINKEKIKKLTDQGHMRQAGLEAIETAKSNGSWSLLDEVEALTIPEDLHAAFLCYPGSEETFLQWSKSIKKMALHWIVMAKRPETRQRRIDKVVSLAYLKEKPKVFRY